A window from Borrelia sp. P9F1 encodes these proteins:
- a CDS encoding tetratricopeptide repeat protein produces MYKVIFFLPLYLLLSCSTLSGEYQTISDEYYKLAKLNEELGNNQASVSLYERSIKFNLNLNNASSYNFVLAYINLKKYDEAESSLESLLESDPDNILLINLKAYLFLRKDNLEESLKLYLKTLKTAPANKEALFNVFYIYHKRNDKENTKKYILKYRELNYPVPSSASDIVSSILEN; encoded by the coding sequence ATGTATAAAGTGATCTTTTTTTTACCTCTTTACTTATTGTTATCATGTAGTACTCTTTCTGGGGAGTATCAGACTATCTCAGATGAGTACTATAAACTTGCCAAATTGAATGAGGAACTTGGTAACAATCAAGCGTCTGTGTCACTTTATGAGAGATCTATTAAATTTAATTTAAATTTAAATAATGCATCTAGCTACAATTTTGTTTTGGCTTATATAAATTTAAAAAAATATGATGAAGCTGAATCTAGTCTTGAGTCTTTATTGGAGAGTGATCCTGACAATATTTTATTGATCAATTTAAAAGCTTACTTGTTTTTAAGGAAGGATAATTTGGAAGAGTCTTTAAAATTATATTTAAAAACTTTAAAGACTGCTCCTGCTAATAAGGAAGCGTTGTTTAATGTTTTCTATATCTATCATAAGAGAAACGATAAGGAAAACACAAAAAAATATATATTAAAGTATAGAGAATTAAATTATCCTGTTCCCTCTAGTGCAAGTGATATAGTTTCTTCCATCTTGGAGAATTGA